From the Martelella mediterranea DSM 17316 genome, one window contains:
- a CDS encoding HXXEE domain-containing protein, producing MLSPSHLSLFLAIALMLHVTEEFYFPGGFIEWYRELVPPKTTGIRFGYLVFINTAVMFIAALGLFYGDSPSGASIFLGLSTAMAVNALFHVYGVIRLRKYSPGVVTSVILLLPLYAIGLITVVGGGVLPVWLPFVYLVFAAAYHIKSYIRQSK from the coding sequence TTGCTCAGCCCCTCGCATCTCTCGCTCTTCCTGGCCATCGCCTTGATGTTGCACGTGACCGAAGAGTTCTATTTTCCGGGCGGCTTCATCGAATGGTATCGCGAACTCGTGCCGCCGAAGACGACCGGCATCCGGTTTGGCTATCTCGTCTTCATCAACACGGCGGTGATGTTTATCGCCGCGCTCGGGTTGTTCTACGGTGACAGTCCGAGCGGCGCGTCGATCTTTCTCGGGCTTTCCACGGCAATGGCGGTCAACGCGCTCTTCCATGTCTACGGCGTCATCAGGCTTCGCAAATACTCTCCCGGCGTCGTCACCAGCGTCATCCTGCTTCTGCCGCTCTACGCCATCGGCCTGATAACGGTGGTGGGCGGCGGGGTGCTGCCCGTCTGGCTGCCATTCGTCTATCTCGTCTTCGCCGCCGCCTATCACATCAAATCCTATATCCGACAGTCGAAATAG
- the tyrS gene encoding tyrosine--tRNA ligase, protein MSTFKSEFLHTLSERGFIHQISDETGLDDLLSKERVTAYIGFDPTAPSLHAGSLIQIMMLHWLQKTGHRPISLMGGGTGMVGDPSFKDEARKLMTMDMIEDNINSIQRVFANYMDYDAGEKSALMINNGEWLRGLNYLEFLRDVGRHFSVNRMLSFESVKMRIDREQSLSFLEFNYMILQAYDFVELCKRYDCRLQMGGSDQWGNIVNGIDLGHRMDCPQLYALTSPLLTTASGAKMGKSANGAIWLNPDMLSAYDFWQYWRNTEDADVGRFLKLYTTLPMDEIARLAALGGSEINEVKKILATEVTAMLHGRAAAEEAAETARKTFEEGALAENLPTIEVAKAELDGGIGILTLLVQAGLAGSNGEARRHIKGGAVKLNDKAVSDERLSVSADALSQEGVAKLSVGKKKHILVRPV, encoded by the coding sequence ATGTCGACGTTCAAATCCGAATTCCTGCACACGCTCTCCGAGCGCGGTTTCATTCATCAGATTTCCGATGAGACCGGGCTTGACGACCTTCTTTCGAAGGAGCGGGTAACGGCTTATATCGGCTTCGATCCGACGGCGCCGTCGCTGCATGCCGGCTCGCTGATCCAGATCATGATGCTGCACTGGTTGCAGAAGACCGGCCACCGGCCGATCTCGCTGATGGGCGGCGGCACCGGCATGGTCGGCGACCCCTCGTTCAAGGACGAGGCCCGCAAGCTGATGACGATGGACATGATCGAGGACAACATCAATTCGATCCAGCGCGTCTTCGCCAATTACATGGATTACGACGCCGGAGAGAAGTCCGCGCTGATGATCAACAATGGCGAATGGCTGCGCGGGTTGAACTATCTCGAATTTCTCCGCGATGTCGGCCGCCATTTCTCGGTCAACCGGATGCTGTCCTTCGAGAGCGTCAAGATGCGCATCGACCGCGAGCAGTCGCTGTCCTTCCTGGAATTCAACTACATGATCCTCCAGGCCTATGATTTCGTCGAACTTTGCAAGCGCTATGACTGCCGGTTGCAGATGGGCGGCTCGGACCAGTGGGGCAATATCGTCAACGGCATCGATCTCGGCCACCGCATGGACTGCCCGCAGCTCTACGCGCTGACCTCCCCGCTTCTGACGACGGCATCTGGCGCCAAGATGGGCAAGTCGGCCAATGGCGCGATCTGGCTCAACCCGGACATGCTGTCGGCCTATGATTTCTGGCAGTACTGGCGCAACACCGAGGATGCCGATGTCGGCCGCTTCCTGAAGCTCTACACCACGCTGCCGATGGACGAGATCGCGCGGCTTGCCGCCCTTGGCGGTTCGGAGATCAACGAGGTCAAGAAGATCCTCGCCACCGAGGTGACCGCGATGCTGCATGGCCGCGCTGCCGCCGAGGAAGCCGCCGAAACCGCCCGCAAGACCTTCGAGGAAGGCGCGCTCGCCGAGAACCTGCCGACGATCGAGGTGGCAAAGGCCGAACTCGATGGCGGCATCGGCATTCTGACGCTTCTGGTCCAGGCCGGTCTCGCCGGCTCCAACGGCGAGGCCCGCCGCCACATCAAGGGCGGCGCGGTGAAGCTGAACGACAAGGCCGTCTCCGACGAACGTCTCTCGGTCAGCGCCGATGCGCTGTCGCAGGAAGGCGTTGCCAAGCTCTCGGTGGGCAAGAAGAAGCACATTCTGGTGCGGCCGGTGTGA
- a CDS encoding DUF3971 domain-containing protein: protein MDDSKQKDSLIRGERTRFGRGENVSLHKLPSAQAHEPMIVRASTHRSFTRHCFRFLTFFGLIAGGLLLLVYYVIESGSLDRFLADKANEQIAAAMPEGYHARIETARLRLSGDLDLNLSVRGVTLLGPEEKQIASIGTMDFAVDPVKLIGGQVTVNSVSVDDIAVDSSALPSTGTFRLTEHRVDSLPVLVEQMFTQTDFARGILTAADTRSIYLSDIVFPVGSASPGKSVNVDIREINLNLLADGILRVDGEVLLDGTAAAFSAESVEQDGRTQSLQAEVSNLLLTPFLLRTKEDGEPMLGLEGTADLVLSLERARVDGEPAVAAQIDVGAGRFIADSIARPFNDANLNLIYDTAKKSIEISDSSFEFDGSRFPFTAGIIDLDRYQPDATDGYALDVLVRGGRFKSREPGLPPLIFDAKFTGEYRASIPRLLLDDISISSPQGMMAASFKAVFGDASPELSFGARIERMDTEAVKQLWPFWIARKPREWVSRNLHGGVVTNGDIAIYLSAGRIEGPGIPVQLDETEMKVAFDIDDTRITLSDQMPDVERSDARVSINGGRVDVEIRDGSLSVAKSRTVKLAEGTFAIADTYSKPLTGVVDIMLAGEVRDLVKLAEAPPINALKSTEFTSDQFSGSTEVNLRASFPLDRDVAFDPVWHVVADVTDGAIATPINGHQVSGLDGLVEIVPSRISYEGSGSADGIPLDVQWSMPLGRPEERPEGEEDASVLWLSGNLDDAQRNQLAPGLDDYVSGPVSITVEGGDEGNMIAVDLQQTTLSLPFIGWQKPSGVPATLSFTLTPGENGVTTLNDLHLTGSGLGARGQVTLDKEGLLAATLTDVAISPGDSVNVGMQRGKSGLDVTLTGRSFSAKPLLGQLVKSGNGGSIGGGGSSGGNVDVHFDIARVSGENDRQLSGVNGDIKVRAGKMADATLNATTASSQPMALAVAPDGDRQSVSLKTSGAGALLRFLGIYQKMTGGSLNLDMIETDAGWQGMATLTDFRLIKDEQLKKILTDPTVGNGKSLNAAYKNQINETDQRFQRAQAVIDISNGVLRVSDAFVRGDQVGATIKGVVRDAAGNIDMTGTFMPAYGLNRIFAEIPIFGPLLGNGNDKGLFGITFRLTGKTEKPELIVNPLSAIAPGVFRKIFEFQ from the coding sequence TTGGACGACAGCAAGCAAAAAGATTCACTGATCAGAGGCGAGCGTACCCGTTTCGGCCGCGGCGAAAATGTTTCGCTCCACAAGCTGCCGTCGGCCCAGGCGCATGAGCCGATGATCGTGCGCGCGTCGACCCATCGCAGCTTCACGCGTCACTGCTTTCGTTTTCTGACGTTTTTCGGACTGATTGCCGGCGGTCTTCTCCTGCTCGTCTACTACGTGATCGAAAGCGGATCGCTGGACCGGTTCCTGGCCGACAAGGCCAATGAGCAGATCGCGGCGGCGATGCCGGAGGGCTATCACGCCCGCATCGAAACCGCGCGGTTGAGACTGAGCGGTGATCTGGATTTGAACCTCAGCGTGCGCGGCGTGACGCTGCTCGGCCCCGAGGAGAAGCAGATCGCCTCGATCGGAACCATGGATTTTGCCGTCGATCCGGTAAAGCTCATCGGCGGGCAGGTTACCGTGAACTCGGTGTCGGTTGACGACATCGCGGTCGATTCCTCGGCGCTGCCCTCGACCGGCACGTTCCGCCTCACCGAGCACAGGGTGGACAGCCTGCCGGTTCTGGTCGAGCAGATGTTCACCCAGACCGATTTCGCCCGCGGCATTCTCACCGCCGCCGATACCCGCTCCATCTATCTGAGCGACATCGTGTTTCCGGTGGGCAGCGCCTCGCCGGGCAAATCCGTCAATGTCGATATCCGCGAGATCAACCTCAACCTCCTGGCCGACGGCATCCTGCGGGTCGATGGCGAAGTGCTGCTGGACGGAACGGCCGCCGCGTTCTCCGCCGAATCGGTGGAGCAGGATGGCCGCACGCAAAGCCTGCAGGCCGAGGTTTCCAACCTGTTGCTGACGCCGTTCCTGCTCAGGACGAAAGAAGACGGCGAACCGATGCTCGGTCTTGAGGGGACCGCGGACCTCGTGCTCTCCCTGGAGCGCGCGCGCGTCGACGGCGAGCCCGCGGTCGCCGCGCAGATCGATGTCGGCGCTGGCCGTTTCATCGCGGATTCGATCGCGCGGCCCTTCAACGACGCCAACCTGAACCTGATCTACGATACCGCCAAGAAATCGATCGAAATCAGCGATTCCTCGTTCGAATTCGACGGCAGCCGGTTTCCCTTCACCGCCGGGATCATCGATCTCGACCGCTACCAGCCGGATGCCACGGATGGGTATGCGCTGGACGTGCTGGTGCGCGGCGGGCGGTTCAAGTCGCGCGAACCGGGCCTACCGCCGCTGATCTTCGACGCCAAGTTCACCGGGGAATACCGCGCCTCGATCCCGCGCCTGCTGCTCGACGATATTTCGATCAGCTCGCCCCAGGGCATGATGGCGGCCTCGTTCAAGGCGGTGTTCGGCGACGCCAGCCCGGAACTCAGCTTCGGCGCGCGGATCGAGCGGATGGATACCGAGGCGGTCAAACAGCTCTGGCCGTTCTGGATCGCCAGGAAGCCGCGCGAATGGGTCAGCCGCAATCTTCATGGCGGCGTGGTCACCAATGGCGACATCGCGATTTATCTTTCGGCCGGGCGTATCGAGGGGCCGGGCATACCGGTCCAGCTCGACGAGACCGAGATGAAGGTCGCCTTCGATATCGATGACACCCGGATCACGCTCAGCGACCAGATGCCCGATGTCGAGCGCAGCGACGCCCGCGTCTCGATCAATGGTGGCCGGGTCGACGTCGAGATCAGGGACGGCTCGCTCAGCGTCGCCAAATCGCGCACGGTGAAGCTCGCGGAGGGGACCTTCGCGATCGCGGATACCTATTCCAAGCCGCTGACCGGGGTCGTCGACATCATGCTTGCAGGCGAAGTGCGCGATCTGGTGAAACTCGCCGAGGCGCCGCCGATCAACGCGCTGAAATCGACGGAGTTCACGTCCGATCAGTTTTCGGGCAGCACCGAGGTCAATCTCAGGGCAAGCTTCCCGCTCGATCGGGACGTTGCCTTCGATCCGGTCTGGCATGTCGTCGCCGATGTCACCGATGGCGCGATCGCCACGCCGATCAACGGCCATCAGGTCAGCGGCCTCGACGGCCTTGTCGAGATCGTGCCCAGCCGGATCTCCTACGAAGGCAGCGGCAGCGCCGACGGCATACCGCTTGACGTGCAGTGGAGCATGCCGCTCGGCAGGCCTGAAGAGAGGCCAGAGGGCGAGGAGGATGCGTCGGTTCTCTGGCTCTCGGGCAATCTGGACGATGCCCAGCGCAACCAGCTTGCCCCCGGACTTGACGATTATGTCAGCGGCCCGGTTTCCATCACGGTCGAAGGCGGTGATGAGGGCAATATGATCGCGGTCGACCTGCAGCAGACGACCTTGTCTCTGCCCTTCATCGGCTGGCAGAAGCCGTCCGGCGTTCCCGCGACGCTTTCGTTCACGCTCACGCCCGGCGAAAACGGCGTGACGACGCTCAACGATCTGCACCTGACGGGCAGCGGACTCGGTGCCAGGGGGCAGGTGACGCTCGACAAGGAGGGCCTTCTGGCGGCCACGCTGACCGATGTCGCGATCTCGCCCGGCGACAGCGTCAATGTCGGCATGCAGCGCGGCAAGAGCGGGCTCGACGTGACCCTGACCGGCCGGTCCTTCTCGGCCAAGCCGCTGCTCGGCCAGCTTGTCAAAAGCGGCAATGGCGGTTCGATCGGCGGTGGGGGAAGCAGCGGCGGCAATGTCGACGTTCATTTCGATATTGCCCGTGTTTCCGGTGAAAACGACCGTCAGCTTTCCGGCGTCAATGGCGACATCAAGGTCCGCGCGGGCAAGATGGCCGATGCGACGCTGAATGCGACCACCGCCTCGTCACAGCCGATGGCGCTTGCCGTGGCGCCTGATGGCGACCGGCAGTCGGTGTCGCTCAAGACCAGCGGCGCGGGCGCGCTGCTGCGTTTCCTCGGCATCTACCAGAAGATGACAGGCGGTTCGCTCAATCTCGACATGATCGAGACCGATGCCGGCTGGCAGGGCATGGCGACACTGACGGATTTCCGGCTGATCAAGGACGAGCAGCTCAAGAAAATCCTGACGGACCCCACGGTCGGCAACGGCAAGAGCCTGAACGCCGCCTACAAGAACCAGATCAACGAGACCGACCAGCGCTTCCAGCGCGCCCAGGCGGTGATCGATATCTCCAACGGCGTGCTGCGGGTGTCAGACGCCTTCGTGCGCGGCGATCAGGTGGGCGCGACGATCAAGGGCGTGGTGCGCGATGCCGCCGGCAATATCGACATGACCGGCACCTTCATGCCGGCTTACGGCCTTAACCGGATCTTCGCGGAAATCCCGATCTTCGGCCCGTTGCTTGGCAACGGCAACGACAAGGGCCTGTTCGGCATCACCTTCCGGCTCACCGGCAAGACCGAAAAGCCGGAACTGATCGTCAACCCGCTCTCCGCCATCGCGCCCGGCGTGTTCCGCAAGATCTTCGAGTTTCAGTGA
- the bcp gene encoding thioredoxin-dependent thiol peroxidase — protein MTELTEGDKAPAFSLPISEEETFTLSDAKGKNLVLYFYPKDDTKGCTVEAIAFTALAESFEKANTIVLGVSPDGLKSHAKFAKKHDLSVLLGADEDHAVAEAYGVWKEKSMYGKTYMGTERSTFLIAPDGTLKRIWRKVKADGHAEAVLEAVNGG, from the coding sequence TTGACCGAACTGACAGAAGGCGACAAGGCCCCCGCGTTTTCCCTTCCGATTTCCGAGGAAGAGACGTTCACGCTGTCGGACGCCAAGGGCAAGAACCTGGTGCTTTACTTCTATCCCAAGGACGACACCAAGGGCTGCACCGTCGAGGCGATCGCCTTCACGGCCCTTGCCGAAAGCTTTGAAAAGGCTAACACAATTGTTCTGGGCGTTTCGCCCGACGGGCTCAAGAGCCATGCGAAGTTCGCGAAGAAACACGACCTTTCCGTTCTGCTGGGCGCCGATGAGGATCACGCGGTGGCCGAGGCCTATGGCGTGTGGAAGGAAAAGAGCATGTATGGCAAGACCTATATGGGCACCGAACGCTCCACCTTCCTGATCGCGCCGGACGGCACGCTCAAGCGCATCTGGCGCAAGGTGAAGGCTGACGGCCATGCCGAAGCGGTGCTTGAGGCGGTCAACGGCGGGTAA
- a CDS encoding DEAD/DEAH box helicase: MTSFSDLGLSPKVLSAVTEAGYSEPTPIQAGAIPPALERRDVCGIAQTGTGKTASFVLPMLTLLERGRARARMPRTLILEPTRELAAQVAENFDKYGKNHKLNVALLIGGVSFEEQNRKIERGADVLICTPGRLLDHTERGKLLMTGVEILVIDEADRMLDMGFIPDIERIAKLIPFTRQTLFFSATMPPEIQKLADRFLQNPARIEVAPPSSTAATVEQKLVATGGKDYEKRAALRAIIDKQDDLKNAIIFCNRKKSVADLLRSLQRHDYPCGALHGDMDQHSRTTILQNFRDGKLPLLVASDVAARGLDIPDVSHVFNYDVPIHAEDYVHRIGRTGRAGRKGASFTLVAPKDAKFVDAIEKLIDRKIEYADGDLSTIAADDEGEKPAARTRKGRSRKPDSKPVEEKAEAARPAEAAKPAPASKAASSQASRPAPPQDKRPANDDRRRPRRRDRDDDHTPVGFGDEIPAFMLVAAKA, from the coding sequence TTGACCTCATTTTCCGATCTTGGGCTCAGTCCCAAAGTACTCTCCGCTGTAACCGAGGCCGGCTACAGCGAACCGACGCCCATTCAGGCGGGTGCGATTCCGCCCGCGCTGGAGCGCCGCGATGTTTGCGGTATCGCCCAGACCGGCACCGGAAAGACCGCTTCCTTCGTGCTGCCGATGCTGACGCTTCTGGAGCGCGGCCGGGCAAGGGCGCGCATGCCGCGCACGCTAATTCTTGAGCCGACCCGCGAACTCGCGGCCCAGGTGGCCGAGAATTTCGACAAATACGGCAAGAATCACAAGCTCAACGTCGCGCTGCTGATTGGCGGCGTTTCCTTCGAGGAGCAGAACCGCAAGATCGAACGCGGCGCCGATGTGCTGATCTGCACGCCCGGCCGTCTGCTCGACCACACCGAGCGCGGCAAGCTTTTGATGACCGGCGTGGAAATCCTGGTCATCGACGAGGCCGACCGCATGCTCGACATGGGCTTCATTCCCGATATCGAGCGGATCGCCAAGCTCATTCCGTTTACCCGGCAGACGCTGTTCTTTTCGGCGACGATGCCGCCCGAGATCCAGAAGCTTGCAGACCGGTTCCTGCAGAACCCGGCCCGCATCGAGGTGGCTCCGCCCTCCTCCACCGCGGCAACCGTCGAGCAGAAGCTCGTCGCCACCGGCGGCAAGGACTATGAGAAGCGCGCGGCTCTGCGCGCCATCATCGACAAGCAGGATGATCTGAAGAACGCGATCATCTTCTGCAACCGCAAGAAGTCGGTCGCCGATCTCTTACGCTCGCTGCAGCGCCACGACTATCCCTGCGGCGCGCTTCATGGCGACATGGATCAGCATTCGCGCACCACGATCCTGCAGAATTTCCGCGACGGCAAGCTGCCGTTGCTGGTGGCCTCCGATGTCGCCGCGCGCGGGCTCGACATTCCCGATGTCAGCCACGTCTTCAACTACGATGTGCCGATCCATGCCGAGGACTATGTCCACCGCATCGGCCGCACCGGTCGCGCCGGGCGCAAGGGCGCGTCATTCACGCTGGTTGCCCCCAAGGATGCCAAATTCGTCGATGCCATCGAGAAGCTGATCGATCGCAAGATCGAGTATGCCGACGGCGACCTCAGCACGATCGCTGCCGACGACGAGGGCGAAAAGCCCGCCGCGCGCACCCGCAAGGGCCGCTCGCGCAAGCCGGACAGCAAGCCCGTCGAGGAAAAGGCGGAGGCGGCCCGTCCCGCCGAGGCGGCGAAACCGGCGCCGGCCAGCAAGGCGGCATCGAGCCAGGCCAGCAGGCCTGCTCCGCCTCAGGACAAGAGGCCCGCCAATGATGATCGCCGGCGCCCGCGTCGTCGCGATCGCGATGACGACCATACGCCGGTCGGCTTCGGCGATGAAATCCCGGCCTTCATGCTGGTCGCCGCCAAGGCGTGA
- a CDS encoding flavin reductase produces the protein MHDDPHFSKHYRDAMAHYAGHVQIVTTASGGVMRGVTATAACSVSDAPPTVLACVNRMNEHNAIFEESGNFALNTLAAHHRPLADAFAGFTGLSAEERFAMAEWEVEASGAPVLADALASFDCRLVEAKAMTTHWILIGEVVSVKMSAPGEALLYYRRGYHYLS, from the coding sequence ATGCATGATGATCCGCATTTTTCCAAACATTACCGCGATGCGATGGCCCATTATGCCGGCCACGTCCAGATCGTGACGACCGCCAGCGGCGGCGTGATGCGCGGCGTCACCGCCACGGCCGCCTGCTCGGTTTCCGACGCGCCGCCGACCGTGCTCGCCTGCGTCAATCGCATGAACGAGCACAACGCAATATTTGAGGAAAGCGGCAATTTCGCGCTCAATACGCTTGCCGCCCATCATCGCCCGCTCGCCGATGCCTTCGCCGGCTTCACCGGGCTTTCGGCCGAGGAACGGTTCGCCATGGCCGAGTGGGAGGTCGAGGCAAGCGGCGCGCCCGTTCTGGCCGATGCGCTGGCCAGCTTCGACTGCCGGCTCGTGGAAGCCAAGGCGATGACGACGCACTGGATCCTGATCGGCGAGGTCGTCAGCGTGAAGATGAGCGCGCCCGGAGAAGCCTTGCTATACTACAGGCGCGGCTATCACTACTTGTCGTGA
- a CDS encoding branched-chain amino acid ABC transporter substrate-binding protein — protein sequence MRSIHACLLGLAITGLAAAPSLAAESLKIGVVAPVSGDYAVLGEQALDGANLAARDRDIALTPVDESCEDGSGADIGRTLADAGVDIAIGFFCSETVRGAMPVLRDAGIPAITLSARSMPLMATALKEGWPLFRMAPNDQDETDAIVDFIMGEWIDQPVALLDDGTIYFREMVNAVRNMLEERGLQPVLVDTFRPAQEQQLSLVRRLAQAGATHVFIGGTRGDVAIVARDAIQQGVDLTILGAEALNARETDVPLEPGVMAIGIPEYGELPPAANLADLAESQGIIPEGYVVPAASAVELAAQAMAAADGDAARLAAMLAAGQFDTALGPVSFTDRHELADNPYFLLRWQGNQFVPVFDSARQ from the coding sequence ATGAGATCCATTCACGCCTGTCTCCTTGGCCTCGCCATCACCGGGCTCGCCGCCGCTCCTTCCCTTGCGGCCGAGAGCCTGAAGATCGGCGTTGTCGCGCCGGTGAGCGGAGACTACGCCGTTCTCGGCGAACAGGCGCTTGACGGCGCGAACCTTGCCGCCCGCGACCGTGATATCGCGCTGACCCCCGTGGATGAAAGTTGCGAGGATGGCAGCGGCGCGGACATCGGCCGCACCCTTGCCGATGCCGGCGTCGATATCGCCATCGGCTTCTTCTGCAGCGAGACGGTGCGCGGCGCGATGCCGGTGCTGCGGGATGCCGGCATTCCGGCGATCACCCTTTCCGCCCGTTCGATGCCGCTGATGGCCACAGCACTGAAGGAAGGCTGGCCGCTGTTCCGCATGGCACCCAATGATCAGGACGAGACCGACGCAATCGTCGATTTCATCATGGGCGAATGGATCGACCAGCCGGTCGCCCTGCTCGACGACGGAACGATCTATTTCCGCGAGATGGTCAACGCCGTCCGCAACATGCTGGAGGAACGCGGGCTGCAGCCGGTGCTCGTCGATACGTTCCGGCCCGCGCAGGAGCAGCAATTGTCGCTGGTCCGCCGCCTCGCCCAGGCCGGCGCAACCCATGTGTTCATCGGCGGCACGCGCGGCGATGTCGCCATCGTGGCGCGGGATGCGATCCAGCAGGGCGTCGATCTCACCATCCTCGGCGCGGAGGCGCTCAACGCAAGGGAAACCGATGTGCCGCTCGAACCCGGCGTGATGGCGATCGGGATTCCCGAATATGGCGAGCTTCCCCCTGCCGCCAATCTCGCGGACCTCGCCGAAAGCCAGGGCATCATCCCGGAAGGCTATGTCGTGCCCGCCGCAAGCGCGGTCGAGCTTGCCGCCCAGGCAATGGCGGCGGCGGATGGCGATGCCGCCCGGCTCGCCGCGATGCTTGCCGCCGGCCAGTTCGACACCGCGCTCGGCCCCGTTTCCTTCACCGACCGCCACGAACTTGCGGACAATCCGTATTTTCTTTTGCGCTGGCAGGGTAATCAATTCGTACCGGTGTTCGATTCGGCCCGCCAGTAA
- the rpe gene encoding ribulose-phosphate 3-epimerase, translating into MKRPLRIAPSILSADFSRLGEDVRAVVDDGADWVHLDVMDGHFVPNITFGPPIIAKLRGHTDAVFDCHLMIAPADPYLEAFAKAGSDRITVHQEAGPHLHRSLQTIRNLGKKAGVALNPATPVSTIENVIDDLDLILVMTVNPGFGGQAFIPAMLDKIEQVKALIGDRPIELQVDGGIAPDTVEAVTRAGANVLVAGSAIFGKAEGGSYRPAIDAMRSAAV; encoded by the coding sequence GTGAAACGTCCCCTGCGCATCGCCCCCTCCATACTTTCCGCCGACTTTTCCAGACTGGGAGAGGATGTGCGCGCCGTCGTCGATGACGGCGCCGACTGGGTGCATCTCGATGTCATGGACGGCCACTTCGTGCCCAACATCACCTTCGGCCCGCCGATCATCGCCAAATTGCGCGGCCATACGGATGCCGTCTTCGACTGCCATTTGATGATCGCGCCCGCCGATCCCTATCTCGAGGCCTTCGCCAAGGCAGGATCGGACAGGATCACGGTGCACCAGGAGGCTGGTCCGCACCTGCACCGCTCGCTCCAGACGATCCGCAATCTGGGCAAGAAGGCGGGCGTGGCGCTGAACCCGGCAACCCCGGTTTCGACGATCGAAAACGTGATCGACGATCTCGACCTCATCCTGGTGATGACCGTCAATCCCGGTTTCGGCGGCCAGGCGTTCATCCCCGCCATGCTCGACAAGATCGAGCAGGTCAAAGCGCTGATCGGCGACCGCCCGATCGAGCTTCAGGTCGATGGCGGCATCGCGCCGGACACGGTGGAGGCGGTCACCAGGGCCGGCGCCAATGTGCTGGTCGCGGGTTCGGCCATCTTCGGCAAGGCCGAGGGCGGCAGTTACCGGCCGGCCATCGATGCGATGCGGTCGGCCGCAGTCTAG
- a CDS encoding DUF2259 domain-containing protein — MPGLTRILGATVVSALAAANANAGDFAAFTPLGFSEDGKVFAFEEYGQEDGSGFAYSNIFFIDTEKDAFLEGTPFRLRTETDNASISAARALAVREALQMIQDYNLLDHPGWLAAFNPVTENNGDNGTIRYRAHPNLSPVSEMVLETFPLAPKAACRDITPDARGFRLTYRSPEGKEREIHEDERLPESRNCPLDYRLGGMMTYGGGGPDAVHVALVIVLSQGFEGPNGRWIAVPFRP, encoded by the coding sequence ATGCCAGGTCTTACACGCATTCTCGGCGCAACGGTGGTCTCCGCGCTTGCCGCGGCCAACGCGAACGCCGGTGATTTCGCCGCCTTCACCCCGCTCGGTTTTTCAGAAGACGGAAAGGTCTTTGCCTTCGAGGAATACGGCCAGGAAGACGGTTCCGGCTTCGCCTATTCCAATATCTTTTTCATCGATACGGAAAAGGACGCGTTTCTGGAGGGCACCCCGTTCCGCCTTCGCACCGAAACCGACAATGCCTCGATCAGCGCGGCGCGCGCGCTCGCCGTGCGCGAGGCTCTGCAGATGATCCAGGATTACAACCTGCTCGACCACCCCGGCTGGCTTGCCGCCTTCAACCCGGTGACGGAGAACAATGGCGATAACGGGACGATTAGGTATCGTGCCCACCCGAACCTGTCGCCCGTCAGCGAGATGGTCCTCGAAACCTTCCCGCTCGCCCCGAAGGCAGCCTGCCGTGACATCACGCCCGATGCCCGCGGCTTTCGCCTGACCTATCGCAGCCCGGAAGGCAAGGAACGGGAGATCCACGAAGACGAACGACTGCCGGAAAGCCGCAACTGTCCGCTCGACTACCGCCTTGGCGGCATGATGACCTATGGCGGCGGCGGGCCGGATGCCGTGCATGTCGCGCTGGTGATCGTGCTGTCGCAAGGCTTCGAGGGCCCGAACGGCCGCTGGATCGCGGTGCCGTTCCGCCCGTAA